In Rhodopirellula sp. P2, the DNA window CACGACATCCCCAACGAAAAACTGATCGTTGATCCCGCCTCCAAGGGAATCAAGAATGTCTTGGTCTACGTTTACACCGGTCGCGGTGGAACGAAATTGGATGACGTTCCCGCCAAGAACGAAACTCACGAACTGGCCAACGACGAATGCCGTTTCCAGCCTCACTACGTGATCGCTCAAACGGGCGACACGCTGAAGATCACCAACCCCGACCCCGTCGGTCACAACGCGAACCTGAACTTCTTTGCCAACAAGGCAGAGAACTTGATGATTCCCGCAGGGGCAGAAAAAGAGGTTGCTCTCGAAAAGCCCGAACCGGCAGCGATTCCAGTCGAGTGCAACATTCACCCCTGGATGAAGGCTTACGTCGTCGTCCTGGAACACCCCTACGCGGCCGTCAGCAGTGAAGATGGCACGCTGACAATCGAAGGCTTGCCAACCGGCGAAGTCATGTTCCGTGTCTCGCACGAAGCCGGCAAAATCGACGAAGTCAAGATCGGTGGATCGAAAGAATCATGGCGTCGCAGTCGCTTTGAGCTGGAGATCAAACCTGGCATGAACGACCTGGGCGACGTCCTGGTCCCCGGTGACGCGTTGTCAGCTGACTGATCCAACGCCCCTCGATCGTCCAATTCAATCGCTCGGCGTCGTCACCCAAAACGACGCCGAGTTTTTTTATGCGCGGATCACCCAACATGAGCCCGATGCGGGCGTTGCCGCACAAGAACTCACGCTGAAACACCTGTCGCCGCTCCGCGGCTTGCCTGTCTTGGGGGACGCCCATCCGACCTCGGGTTGAAACCCGAGGCTGGCAACTGCCACCGCTCCGCGGTTGGATTCACCAAGGCTGCACGACAACCATTCCCGTCGAAAATCCACAGTCGCGGAGCGACGAAAGCCGGCAGCCTTGGGTTTCAACCCAAGGTCACCCACGCCCCAACACGTTCACCCAGTCGCGGAGCGACGACAGCCGTGAACACCTGTCGCCGCTCCGCGGCCTGCCTGTCTGGGGGGACGCCCATCCGACCTCGGGTTGAAACCCGAGGCTGGCAACTGCCACCGCTCCGCGGTTGGATTCACCAAGGCCACACGACAACCATTCCCGTCGAAAATCCACAGTCGCGGAGCGACGACATCTGCGAACATCTGTCGCCGCTCCGCGGCTTGCCTGTCTTGGGGATCGCCCATCCGACCTCGGGTTGAAACCCGAGGCTGGCAACTGCCACCGCTCCGCGGTTGGATTCACCAAGGCTGCACGACAACCATTCCCGTCGAGAATGCAACAGTCGCGGAGCGACGAAAGCCGGCAGCCTTGGGTTTCCAACCCAAGGTCATCCACGCCCCAACACGCCCACCCAGTCGCGGAGCGACGGCAGCCGCGAACACCTGTCGCCGCTTCGCGGCTTGCCTGGCTTGGGGGACCCCAATCCGACCTCGGGTTGAAACCCGAGGCTGGCAACTGCCACCGCTCCGCGGTTGGATTCACCAAGGCTGCACAAAAACCGCTCCCCTCGAGAATCCAACAGTCGCGGAGCGACGAAAGCCGGCAGCCTTGGGTTTCAACCCAAGGTCACCCACGCCCCAACACGTTCACCCAAGTCGCGGAGCGACGGCAGCCGCGAACACCTGTCGCCGCTTCGCGGCTTGCCTGTCTTGGGGGACGCCCATCCGACCTCGGGTTGAAACCCGAAGCTGACAACTGCCACCGCTGCGCGGTTGGATTCACCCAGGCCGCACGAAAACCATTCCCGTCGAGAATGAAACAGTCGCGGAGCGACGAAAGCCGGCAGCCTTGGGTTTCAACCCAAGGTCACCCACGCCCCAACACGTTCACCCAAGTCGCGGAGCGACGACATCCGCGAACACCTGTCGCCGCTCCGCGGCTTGCCTGGCTCAGGGGACGCCCATCCGACCTCGGGTTGAAACCCGAGGCTGACAACTGTCACCGCTCCGCGGTTGGATTCACCCAGGCCGCACGAAAACCATTCCCGTCGAGAATGCAACAGTCGCGGAGCGACGAAAGCCGGCAGCCTTGGGTTTCAACCCAAGGTCACCCACGCCCCAACACGCCCACCCAGTCGCGGAGCGACGGCAGCCGCGAACACCTGTCGCCGCTCCGCGGCTTGCCTGGCTCAGGGGACGCCCATCCGACCTCGGGTTGAAACCCGAGGCTGACAACTGTCACCGCTCCGCGGTTGGAATCACCAAGGCTGCACGACAACTATTCCCGTCGAGGATCCACAGTCGCGGAGCGACGAAAGCCGGCAGCCTTGGGTTTCAACCACGTCCCAACACGTTCACCCAAGTCGCGGAGCGACGACATCCGCGAACACCTGTCGCCGCTTCGCGGCTTGCCTGGCTCAGGGGACGCCCATCCGACCTCGGGTTGAAACCCAAGGCTGACAACTGCCACCGCTCCGCGGTTCTTTCACGCGACGCGTTCGCTCAGGTTCCGCGCCGGTTCCCGTACCAACGAATCTGCATCCGGTCGCAGTACCGATAGCCACGCGATTCAGCCAACGGTTCCAACCAAGGCCGGGCGGCGTCAAGCTGCTCGACGGAGACTCCCTGTGGCATCAACCACACCAGGTCAGCGTCCACACCGAGTTGGCCGACCACTTCGTCAATCTCCGCCAGTTCTTCAGCGGAGTCCACGACAAACTTCACCTGGGTCGCTTCCGCCGACCGAATCAGCTGCTTCATCGTGGCGATCGGCAACCGACGTTCGCTGTGCAACTTTGCCCAACGAGGATGTTCTTTCGCGTCCGGGGTGCTGGCCCGCAATTTGGGGCTCAGCGACAACAAATCGCATGTCACGCCTGGATCAATCGTGCCGGCCGTTTCGATCGTGACGTGATTGCCGGCCAATCGCAGTTGATCAATCAGAGTCACGATGCCTTTTGCAATCAGTGGTTCACCGCCCGTCAGGACGACATGGTTCACCTCCGTGTCGGCGACCAAGTGCAGCAACGACTGGGTGGTTTGTGGTGTGCCCTCGGGGTTCCAAGACGCGTAGGGCGTGTCGCAAAACCAGCACCGCAGATTGCATCCGCTGGTCCGGATGAAAACGCTGTTGGTGCCGGTCAATTGGCCTTCGCCTTGCCGACTGACAAAGGTTTCTGAAATCAACAGCGTTGACGTGAGCGCGCGAGGATCCCCGGGGGTTTCCGCCGAGTCCTCAGCGGGTAAAACATCGACTGATTGATCGACCGATTTCAAACGACACCGCGTTTCTAGAAGTGAACCAAACCACGTGAGCGACACAGCCTCTTTCCGAGACACTCTCGAAGTTTTCGAAAACCCCGCCCCGACGCGAAATTTCACGATCGAGCATCATTGCCCGGAATTCACGTCAGTCTGTCCCAAAACGGGACAACCCGACTACGGAACGATCGTTTTCACGTACGTTCCCGATCGCGTCTGCGTGGAGTTGAAGAGCTTGAAAATGTACTTGCAAAAATTCCGCAACGAAGGAATTTTCTACGAGCAAATCACCAACCGAATTCTGGACGACTTTGTCGCTGTCGTCCAGCCTCGC includes these proteins:
- a CDS encoding methylamine utilization protein, translated to MNIRPLIASTAAACALTASMAMADTGTLKMRFVLDTANAPKLDLIDPNKDVDFCGKHDIPNEKLIVDPASKGIKNVLVYVYTGRGGTKLDDVPAKNETHELANDECRFQPHYVIAQTGDTLKITNPDPVGHNANLNFFANKAENLMIPAGAEKEVALEKPEPAAIPVECNIHPWMKAYVVVLEHPYAAVSSEDGTLTIEGLPTGEVMFRVSHEAGKIDEVKIGGSKESWRRSRFELEIKPGMNDLGDVLVPGDALSAD
- a CDS encoding 7-carboxy-7-deazaguanine synthase QueE, producing the protein MSLTWFGSLLETRCRLKSVDQSVDVLPAEDSAETPGDPRALTSTLLISETFVSRQGEGQLTGTNSVFIRTSGCNLRCWFCDTPYASWNPEGTPQTTQSLLHLVADTEVNHVVLTGGEPLIAKGIVTLIDQLRLAGNHVTIETAGTIDPGVTCDLLSLSPKLRASTPDAKEHPRWAKLHSERRLPIATMKQLIRSAEATQVKFVVDSAEELAEIDEVVGQLGVDADLVWLMPQGVSVEQLDAARPWLEPLAESRGYRYCDRMQIRWYGNRRGT
- the queF gene encoding preQ(1) synthase codes for the protein MSDTASFRDTLEVFENPAPTRNFTIEHHCPEFTSVCPKTGQPDYGTIVFTYVPDRVCVELKSLKMYLQKFRNEGIFYEQITNRILDDFVAVVQPRKLTVESKWTPRGGLNSNIIVTYPDEA